From Pseudonocardia autotrophica, one genomic window encodes:
- a CDS encoding sensor histidine kinase produces MSRTGGAAVQLAVVDGQTGLAPSLVLLLIVAIVVLVIAVFVFLWQRNRRNNMVSPLAKATFSALHTVALAAPVLREGLSQRSASQALPYLRQLLESTAMAMTDSRATVLGWDGSADQHQQDVQTLADRVISTGRMELMSHTSIKCNQPGCEVRGIVVVPLESDGNIIGTLAALTPATAGPPVLRATGEVARYVSSQLELAELDDSRARLNRAEVRALRAQISPHFVYNALTTIASFIRTDPARARELLIEFADFTRYSFRSAGEYTTLIDELNNIERYVRLEKARFGNRLNIRLQIDPEVQNVVLPFLALQPLVENAVRHGLSGKPNGGTVTIRAENAGSECVIVVEDDGVGMDPARLNEDLDDAHLSGAHVGLGNVDDRMRSAFGDNFGLVVDTNIGAGMKITLRVPKFRAGIRA; encoded by the coding sequence GTGAGCAGGACGGGCGGGGCGGCGGTGCAACTCGCCGTCGTCGACGGGCAGACGGGGCTCGCCCCGTCCCTGGTGCTGCTGTTGATCGTCGCGATCGTCGTGCTCGTGATCGCGGTGTTCGTGTTCCTGTGGCAGCGCAACCGCCGCAACAACATGGTCTCGCCGCTGGCCAAGGCCACTTTCTCCGCGCTGCACACGGTGGCGCTGGCCGCCCCGGTGCTGCGGGAGGGGCTGTCCCAGCGCTCCGCGTCGCAGGCCCTGCCCTATCTGCGCCAGCTGCTGGAGAGCACGGCGATGGCGATGACCGACTCCCGCGCCACCGTGCTGGGCTGGGACGGCAGCGCCGACCAGCACCAGCAGGACGTGCAGACGCTCGCCGACCGGGTGATCTCCACCGGCCGGATGGAGCTGATGAGCCACACCTCCATCAAGTGCAACCAGCCCGGCTGCGAGGTGCGCGGCATCGTCGTGGTGCCGCTGGAGAGCGACGGCAACATCATCGGCACGCTCGCCGCGCTCACCCCGGCGACCGCCGGCCCGCCGGTGCTCCGGGCGACCGGCGAGGTCGCCCGCTACGTGTCCAGCCAGCTGGAGCTCGCCGAGCTCGACGACTCCAGGGCCCGGCTGAACCGCGCGGAGGTCCGGGCGTTGCGGGCCCAGATCTCACCGCACTTCGTCTACAACGCGCTGACCACGATCGCGTCGTTCATCCGGACCGACCCGGCCCGCGCCCGCGAGCTGCTGATCGAGTTCGCCGACTTCACCCGGTACTCGTTCCGGTCGGCCGGCGAGTACACGACGCTGATCGACGAGCTCAACAACATCGAGCGTTACGTCCGGCTGGAGAAGGCCCGGTTCGGCAACCGGCTCAACATCCGGCTGCAGATCGATCCCGAGGTGCAGAACGTCGTGCTGCCCTTCCTCGCCCTGCAGCCGCTCGTGGAGAACGCGGTCCGGCACGGGCTGTCCGGCAAGCCGAACGGCGGGACGGTCACCATCCGGGCGGAGAACGCCGGCTCGGAGTGCGTGATCGTGGTGGAGGACGACGGCGTCGGCATGGACCCGGCGCGGCTCAACGAGGACCTCGACGACGCCCACCTGTCCGGTGCGCACGTCGGTCTGGGCAATGTCGACGACCGGATGCGGTCGGCCTTCGGCGACAACTTCGGCCTGGTCGTCGACACCAACATCGGCGCCGGTATGAAGATCACCCTGCGGGTCCCGAAGTTCCGGGCGGGTATCCGGGCCTGA
- a CDS encoding MarR family winged helix-turn-helix transcriptional regulator, whose product MAATAPASRDPVTTPEPEDPDLALADTVVRQLFLLTRQVKRSAERHRPEMIVDMAGYHLLAHLRFGGPQRAGEVAATLHSDPSTVSRQVTALVKAGLVERRADPDDGRASLLAATDEGFRVIETERRRRARAIAEVLGEWAAPDRAALTDLLGRFLDDYQTFEARES is encoded by the coding sequence ATGGCCGCCACCGCACCCGCCTCCCGGGACCCGGTCACCACCCCGGAACCGGAGGATCCCGACCTGGCGCTCGCCGACACCGTCGTCCGCCAGCTGTTCCTGCTGACCCGGCAGGTCAAGCGGTCGGCCGAACGGCACCGCCCCGAGATGATCGTCGACATGGCCGGCTACCACCTGCTGGCCCATCTGCGATTCGGCGGGCCGCAACGGGCCGGCGAGGTCGCGGCGACGCTGCACTCCGATCCGTCGACCGTCAGCCGCCAGGTCACCGCGCTGGTGAAGGCCGGACTGGTGGAGCGGCGCGCCGATCCGGACGACGGCCGGGCATCCCTGCTCGCCGCGACCGACGAGGGCTTCCGCGTGATCGAGACCGAGCGACGACGCCGGGCCCGGGCCATCGCCGAGGTGCTCGGCGAGTGGGCCGCCCCCGACCGCGCGGCCCTGACCGATCTGCTCGGCCGCTTCCTCGACGACTACCAGACCTTCGAAGCACGGGAGTCCTGA
- a CDS encoding DNA-formamidopyrimidine glycosylase family protein: MPELPEVEALAHHLREHAVYRPVARVDLASMSALKTFDPPVSALTGRVVTGASRFGKFLSVDLADRPDEPLHLITHLSRAGWLRWHATAGSTPPKPGRGPLQLRVHLDAVGGPGFDLTEAGTQKRLAVYLVTDPAQVPGIVRLGPDALELTRPGLDELLDGDNRRLKTLLTDQRTLAGVGNAYSDEILHTARLSPYAVGARLDEAARDRLFAALHGVLDDAVERSVGQGAAELKGEKRSGLRVHARTGLPCPVCGDTVREVSFAERSFQYCPTCQTGGKPLADRRLSRLVR, from the coding sequence GTGCCCGAACTGCCGGAGGTGGAGGCCCTCGCACACCACCTGCGCGAGCACGCCGTGTACCGCCCGGTGGCCCGGGTGGACCTGGCATCGATGAGCGCGCTCAAGACCTTCGATCCGCCGGTGTCGGCGCTGACCGGCCGGGTCGTGACCGGCGCGTCCCGGTTCGGGAAGTTCCTCTCGGTCGATCTCGCCGACCGGCCGGACGAGCCGTTGCACCTGATCACGCACCTGTCCCGGGCCGGATGGCTGCGCTGGCACGCGACCGCCGGCAGCACGCCGCCGAAACCGGGGCGCGGCCCGCTGCAGCTGCGGGTGCATCTCGACGCCGTCGGCGGCCCCGGTTTCGACCTGACCGAGGCCGGCACCCAGAAACGGCTCGCCGTGTACCTGGTGACGGACCCGGCGCAGGTGCCCGGGATCGTGCGGCTGGGGCCCGATGCGCTGGAGCTGACCCGGCCCGGGCTCGACGAGCTGCTCGACGGCGACAACCGCCGGCTCAAGACGCTGCTGACCGATCAGCGGACGCTGGCCGGGGTCGGTAACGCCTACTCCGACGAGATCCTGCACACCGCGCGGCTCTCCCCGTACGCCGTCGGTGCCCGGCTCGACGAGGCGGCTCGGGACCGGCTGTTCGCGGCGCTGCACGGGGTGCTCGACGACGCCGTCGAGCGGTCGGTGGGCCAGGGCGCGGCCGAGCTGAAGGGCGAGAAGCGCTCCGGTCTGCGGGTGCACGCCCGGACCGGACTGCCCTGTCCGGTCTGCGGCGACACCGTCCGGGAGGTGTCGTTCGCCGAGAGATCGTTCCAGTACTGTCCGACCTGCCAGACCGGTGGCAAGCCGCTTGCGGACCGTCGGTTGTCCCGGCTGGTGAGGTAG
- a CDS encoding cupin domain-containing protein, giving the protein MRTRPRPAIAGPALLLAAAALLAGCAQSGQLGHESGADAPGADAPAAGAPAEPEQPGTGPDDPTATALPGVPGAPVAQAGSDTRATLEQPVEISTPGPAELLVRTEVLQPGQVTGWIRHPGTATSAVRSGELTVQRAGRCEPQTFRTGEAFFLGDGEPNELRNDGPEPVVLTRSQLLAPDVAEREPVEPAC; this is encoded by the coding sequence GTGCGTACCCGTCCCCGTCCCGCCATCGCCGGACCGGCGCTGCTGCTCGCCGCCGCGGCCCTCCTCGCCGGGTGTGCGCAGTCCGGCCAGCTCGGCCACGAGTCCGGCGCCGACGCGCCCGGTGCCGACGCCCCCGCGGCAGGGGCACCGGCCGAACCCGAGCAGCCCGGCACCGGCCCGGACGACCCGACCGCCACCGCGCTGCCCGGAGTGCCCGGTGCGCCGGTCGCGCAGGCCGGATCGGATACCCGGGCCACCCTCGAGCAGCCCGTCGAGATCAGCACCCCCGGGCCGGCGGAGCTGCTGGTGCGCACCGAGGTGCTGCAGCCCGGCCAGGTCACCGGCTGGATCCGGCACCCCGGCACGGCGACCTCCGCGGTCCGGTCCGGTGAGCTCACCGTGCAGCGGGCCGGGCGCTGTGAGCCGCAGACCTTCCGGACCGGCGAGGCCTTCTTCCTCGGCGACGGCGAGCCCAACGAGCTGCGCAACGACGGGCCGGAGCCGGTCGTACTGACCCGGTCGCAGCTGCTCGCCCCCGACGTCGCCGAACGGGAACCGGTCGAACCCGCCTGCTGA
- a CDS encoding S49 family peptidase — protein sequence MDVLRIPAAVTSRLPGRLGETVGAAGSPVVSVVRLHGVISAQAAPVPRQVLNAASVEKVLERAFAPDRLAAVALVINSPGGSPTQSQLIGDRIRGLAAEKDVPVLAFCEDVAASGGYWLACAADEIYACSTSIVGSIGVISAGFGLEGLIDRWGVTRRLHTAGGSKSRLDPFLPEKPEDVAWLTGLQEQLHERFVGWVRERRGDRLDSGTELFDGEVWLGERARELGLIDGIGTAHDVLTERFPDAEQRPVDQRKPLLARLGAGGAASVGHPGVDPAAIGSELLTAVETRATWARFGL from the coding sequence ATGGACGTCCTGCGCATTCCCGCCGCCGTGACCTCCCGGTTGCCGGGCAGACTCGGGGAGACCGTCGGTGCGGCCGGTTCCCCGGTGGTCTCCGTGGTGCGGCTGCACGGCGTGATCAGCGCCCAGGCCGCGCCGGTTCCCCGTCAGGTCCTCAACGCCGCCTCGGTGGAGAAGGTCCTGGAGCGTGCGTTCGCACCGGACAGGCTCGCCGCGGTCGCCCTGGTGATCAACTCTCCGGGCGGGTCGCCGACCCAGTCGCAGCTGATCGGTGACCGGATCCGCGGCCTGGCCGCGGAGAAGGACGTGCCGGTGCTCGCGTTCTGCGAGGACGTCGCGGCGTCCGGCGGGTACTGGCTGGCCTGTGCGGCCGACGAGATCTACGCCTGCTCGACGTCGATCGTCGGCTCGATCGGTGTGATCAGCGCCGGGTTCGGGCTGGAGGGCCTGATCGATCGGTGGGGTGTGACCCGGCGGCTGCACACCGCGGGCGGCTCGAAGTCCCGGCTGGACCCGTTCCTGCCGGAGAAGCCGGAGGACGTCGCCTGGCTGACCGGGTTGCAGGAGCAGCTGCACGAGCGGTTCGTCGGCTGGGTCCGGGAGCGGCGCGGGGACCGGCTGGACAGCGGGACCGAGCTGTTCGACGGCGAGGTGTGGCTGGGTGAGCGGGCCCGCGAGCTCGGGCTGATCGACGGGATCGGCACCGCGCACGACGTGCTCACCGAGCGCTTCCCGGATGCCGAGCAGCGTCCGGTCGACCAGCGCAAGCCGCTGCTCGCCCGGCTGGGGGCCGGTGGCGCGGCGTCGGTCGGTCACCCGGGAGTGGACCCTGCTGCGATCGGGTCGGAGCTGCTCACAGCGGTCGAGACGAGAGCCACCTGGGCACGGTTCGGGTTGTGA
- a CDS encoding LytR/AlgR family response regulator transcription factor — MDSNETTRGLVVLAVDDEQPALEEMAFLLNEDARVTTVLKAGESTEALRILNGRRAGAPAGGLPGGAGDVAEQTDIDAVFLDIRMPGLDGLELARVLKNMAVQPAIVFVTAHDDRAVDAYDVGAIDYLLKPLRTERLSAALDRILSTRRSGPVEQARDDSGDDEVIPVELAGTTKLVPRSAVRYVEAQGDYARLHTTDGSHLVRIPLSVLEDRWRDAGFVRIHRSFLVALPLVTELRLAGSGYVVRIGSGPETAELPVSRRHTRELKDRLVRATKQAWSQR; from the coding sequence GTGGACAGCAACGAGACCACTCGGGGACTGGTCGTGCTCGCGGTGGACGACGAGCAGCCCGCGCTCGAGGAGATGGCATTCCTGCTGAACGAGGACGCGCGTGTCACGACCGTCCTCAAGGCCGGTGAGTCCACCGAGGCGCTGCGCATCCTGAACGGGCGCCGGGCCGGCGCTCCGGCGGGCGGACTGCCCGGTGGGGCCGGCGATGTCGCCGAGCAGACCGACATCGACGCCGTGTTCCTCGACATCCGGATGCCCGGGCTGGACGGCCTGGAGCTCGCCCGGGTGCTGAAGAACATGGCGGTGCAGCCGGCGATCGTGTTCGTCACCGCACACGACGACCGTGCCGTCGACGCCTACGACGTCGGCGCCATCGACTACCTGCTCAAGCCGCTGCGCACCGAGCGGCTCTCCGCGGCACTGGACCGGATCCTCTCGACCCGCCGCAGCGGGCCCGTCGAGCAGGCCCGCGACGACTCCGGCGACGACGAGGTGATCCCGGTCGAGCTGGCCGGAACCACCAAGCTCGTGCCGCGCTCCGCCGTGCGCTATGTCGAGGCTCAGGGCGACTACGCCCGGCTGCACACCACCGACGGCAGCCACCTCGTGCGGATTCCGCTGTCGGTGCTGGAGGACCGCTGGCGGGACGCCGGATTCGTCCGGATCCACCGGTCGTTCCTGGTCGCGTTGCCGCTGGTCACCGAGCTGCGGCTGGCCGGCTCCGGGTACGTCGTGCGGATCGGGTCCGGGCCGGAGACCGCCGAGCTGCCGGTCAGCCGCCGGCACACCCGTGAGCTGAAGGACCGCCTCGTCCGCGCGACCAAGCAGGCGTGGAGTCAGAGGTGA
- a CDS encoding GNAT family N-acetyltransferase, which yields MSSAREATPADLDGCVDALAEAFADYPFTRHTIAADDHVRRLRACHELLIREVGLPHGRVHVIDGPDGIDAVAVWTPSTPAVEEALTRAAARLAELAGDRAAMATAAESVLAEYRPPTPLWFLAPVGVRPGRQGRGLGRAVLAPGLAAADAGRMPAFLETSDPVNVGIYRRMGFSVLTEIDLPHDGPRTWAMVRPAR from the coding sequence GTGAGTTCCGCACGTGAGGCGACGCCCGCCGATCTCGACGGCTGCGTGGACGCGCTGGCCGAGGCCTTCGCCGACTACCCGTTCACCCGGCACACGATCGCCGCCGACGACCATGTCCGGCGGCTGCGTGCCTGCCACGAGCTGCTGATCCGGGAGGTGGGGCTACCGCACGGCCGGGTGCACGTGATCGACGGGCCGGACGGGATCGACGCCGTCGCAGTGTGGACCCCGTCGACTCCGGCGGTGGAGGAGGCGCTGACCCGCGCGGCCGCACGGCTCGCCGAGCTGGCCGGGGACCGGGCCGCGATGGCCACTGCTGCGGAGTCGGTCCTGGCGGAGTACCGGCCACCCACACCGCTCTGGTTCCTGGCGCCGGTCGGTGTGCGGCCCGGCAGGCAGGGGCGCGGGCTGGGCCGGGCGGTGCTGGCACCCGGGCTCGCCGCGGCGGACGCCGGGCGGATGCCCGCCTTCCTGGAGACGTCCGATCCGGTCAACGTGGGCATCTACCGGCGGATGGGCTTCAGCGTCCTCACGGAGATCGACCTGCCGCACGACGGCCCGCGCACCTGGGCGATGGTCCGGCCCGCCCGCTGA